A segment of the Halovivax limisalsi genome:
GTCCGACTCGACGTACATGTCGACGGCCTCTTCGATGCGCTCCGGGGCGGGGTCGAGACGGGCGTCCGGCGCTCCGGTCGCGGCTCCGCGCGCCTCGACGGTCCGCTCCGCTTCCGTTTCGGGCAACTGCCCGTCGAGGACGTCCCAGGCGATCTGCAGCGCGAGGGGCCCGTCGCCGATCTTCACCCGTCGAATCGCCTCGCGCACCTTCGGGACGAGCGCCTCCGGCGATCGGACCGAAATCACGTCGCCGATCGTCGAGGTGAGGTAGCCCTCCTGGTCGAAGGCCTTGATATCGTAGGCGGCCGACCCCATCGGCTCGGGCACCATCACGAGGACGTTCGAGCCCTTCTTTCGGGCGGTCACCATCGCCGTCCCGGCCTGGGCGATCGCCGGCCCCCGGCCGACGAGGCTGACGCCGAACGAGTCGGTGGCGCGTGCGTACCCGTCCGACATCGCGATGGCCCCTTGCTCGTGTCGGCTCTTGTAGAGGCGGATGTCCGCGTCACCCTCGGCGATCTCGGACATCATGCTCATGTTGTCCTCGGACATATACGTGAATAGATTGTCGACGCCCTCGGCTTGCAGAATCTCGATTACTTTGTCGTGTCCGTGCATGCTCGTGGGAAAGAACGCTCGCTCAATCCATATACAACTATCGCTCAGGGCGATGATTCGCCGGTCGAGACGGTACTCCGTCCGATCGACGGACGCGGACGACCGCTCGCGCTCGGTCGCCGGGCCCGTCGAAGCGGTTGGCTCGTCGGTCCGTATGGCTCGTCTCCGATGGGGAATCCGTCTCCGATCGAGAATTCGACGGTCACGACCGAGTGCGCGACGATCGATCGCGCCATCCCCGCGGTGAGACGGTCGGGTCGGCGAGTCGACGGTGAGCGGCCGGTCGATGCGCCGGCGAGTGTCGTTCGACGGCCGGAGCGGGTTGGCACTCGGACCGACGGTGAGTCGGTCGACGCAGCTGCCCGTTTCGCGACTCAGCTCTCGGACGTCGGGAAGTACTTGCGCATGTCCGTCTCGCGGCGGGTTTCGAGGAAGAAGTCGACTGACTCGACGCCCTCGATCGCCCGCACGGCGTCGGTGCTCTCCTCGACGTCGGCGAGCGATTCGGCCAGTCGGACGGCGTAGATGTCGACCGACCCGACGCCGGAGCTGATGAACCAGTAGGGCAGTTCGCTCAGGGTCTCCTTGACGGACGCTTTCGCGTCGGGCGCATCGTCGACCGTGATCGAGAGGCGCAGCACGTGCCAGTCGTGGACGTTCGGATCGAGCATGAAGAACGTCGAGGTGGACTCGAACAGGTTCTGCACCCGGTATCGGATCCCCTCGCCGCTCATCTCGTGGCCCCGGCGTTCGAGTCGCTCGGAGATGTCCGAGTACGGCGTCCGCGGATCTTCGGAGAGGATCCCGAGGATGATGCGATCGATCTCGTCCAGCCCGTCCGTCGGTGGATTCGCCATACCGACCGGTCGGTCGGCACGGACCTAAGGGTTCTGTCGTCGGTCCCCGGCCAGCCGGCTCAGCCGTCGCCCGCGATCGGCGCGAGCAGTTCCTCGGTGTCGAACGATTCGATCGACCGGATGCGAGCGCGAAGCGTTTCACCGGCGCTCTCGCCGACGACGGGCGTGACGAGCCGGTCGTACTTCGCCTCGACGTCGTCCCAGGACAGCGGCGTCTCGGGATCGCCCTTCGCGTCGAGGACTCGCTTCGACACCGTGGAGTCGGTCGTCTCGATCTCGACCTCGATCGCCCACTGGTCGGGGTACAGGTCGTCGGCCCAGTCGGCGGCCGACGACTCGGTCGCGGCCACGAGCCGCTTCTCCTCCGCGGTGAACTCGCCGTCGATCGCGTCGAAGAGGGTATCGACCGTCACCTCGCCCCGGGTGATCGCGAGCATGGTGACGAACGGGAGGCTGAACTGGCCGTCGACGACCGTCTCGGGGATCGGTTTGGACGGGTTCCCGACGAGCAGTTCGCCCGAGGAGGAGAGTTCGACGCGGACGGCGGTCACGTCGGCCGGCTGGAGGTCGTGTTCGGTGACCAGCCCGACCACGCCGTCGATCAGCGGGTGGAGGAATCGACAGACGGGATACGGTTTCAGGCCCGTCCGGTCGATCTCGAACGACTCCCCGAGGCCGTCGCGGGCCCGTTCGGGCCGCGGATCGTCGGAGTACGCCTGCAGGAAGCCGCGCGAGCCCTCGATGGGGTTGGTCGTCGCGCGAAAGCCGTTCCGGGCGAATCGCGTCGCCAGGTAGCCCGAGTGTGCGGCCAGGCCCGGGTGGAGCCGCTTGTTCCAGGAGCCGTCCTCGAGGAACTGCAACGAGCCCGCGGCCTGACTGCCGGCGATCCCGAAGGCCCGCCCGATCGTCTCCGCGGAGCCGTCCAGCAGCATCCCGGCGGCCGCGGCCGCGCCGAAGACGCCGCACGTACTCGTCGCGTGGAACCCCTTCGCGTAGTGGGCCTCCGAGTTGAGCGCCATCCCGAGTCGCGCCGTGACCTCGTAGCCGCCGACGAACGCCGTCAGGAGGTCCGTCCCGCTGGCGTTCGTCTCCTCCGCGGCGGCGAGCGTGGCTCCCAGCACGGGCGCGGCGGCGTGGACCGACCCCGCCCGGTGGGTCTCGTCGAAGTCGAGGCTGTGGGCCAGCGCGGCGTTCGCGAGCGCGCCGTAGTCGGGCGTCACCCGGTCGCCGGTCGCGAGGACGGTGGTCGAGCCGCCCTCGCCGTTCAACTCGCGCACCGTCTCCATGACCGTGGGCGTCGACTTCGCCCGGCGCCCGCCGATCGCGAGTCCCATCGTGTCGAGCAGGACGCGCTTGGCCTGGACGGCCGTCTCGGCCGGCAGGTCCGCCGCCGTCAGCGACGCGCAGTACGCGGCTAACTGGTCCGTGATGTCCATAGCGATCCCTTCGCAGCCAGCGGGTAAGCACTTTCGGCGGTTCGCCGCATCACAATCTTCAAGCCGGTCCTCGCCCGTGTGAGCGTATGGTTCGCAAAACCCGCGAGGTCGGGGAGAACCGATACCGCGAGGAGTACGGCCGATTCTACGACGAGTTCGAGATCGGCGACGTCTACGAGCACCGTCCCAACCGGACGATCACGGCCGTCGACAACTACTGGTTCACCCTCCTGACGATGAACACGCACCCGCTGCACTTCGACAACGAGTACGCGTCGGGGACGGAGTGGGGCCAGGAGCTGGTCAACTCCGCGCTGACGCTCTCGACCGTGCTCGGCATGACCGTCAGCGACGTCTCCTACCAGGCCGTCGCCAACCTCGGCTGGGAGGAGGTCCGCATGACGAACCCGGTCTTTCACGGCGACACGCTCTCGGCCGAATCCGAGGTCGTCTCGAAGCGCGAGAGCGAGTCGCGACCCGGCCAGGGCATCGTGAAGACGGAGACGACCGGCTTCAACCAGCACGGCGACGTCGTGATCGAATTTACCCGCTCGGTGCTCGTTCCCACCCGCGAACACGCCGAGTCGACGGACGACGAGTGAGTTCGGCCGGCCGGTGGCCCCACCGGAATTCGGCCGACATCGGTTCCGGTCGCCGGGTGCTAGTCGAGCCCGTCGGACCCGGTTCGGCGGCCCGTCGGAAGGCCCGGGAGCGAATCGGACACCAGTCGACCGCCGGCGGCCCGGCCGGGTGGTGGACGCAATGTTTATGGGTGCTACCTCCGAGGTGGAGGATATGCTCGAGTTCAGTGGAGAGCAACAGCTCATCCAGTCGGAGATACAGAAGCTCTGTGCGTCCTACGAGGACGAGTACTGGCAGGCCAAAGACCGCGACGCCGAGTACCCGGAGGAGTTCGTCGAGGACCTCGCCGAGCACGGCTGGCTCGGCACCATCATCCCCGAGGCGTACGGCGGGACCGGCTACGATACGCTCGAGGCGGCGCTGATCCTCGAGGAGATCGCCGCCAGCGGCGCCGGCTTCAGCGGCTCGATGGCCTGTCACGGCGCCATGTTCGTCCCGCGGTCGATCCTGAACTACGGCTCCGAGGAGATGAAGGAGACCTACCTGCCGAAGCTGGCTTCCGGCGAGAAGTACCTCCAGTGCTTCGGCCTCACCGAGCCCGACGCCGGCTACGAGTCGACGGCGATCACCACCAACGCCGAGAAGGACGGCGATCGGTACCTCATTAACGGGCAGAAGACCTGGTGCTCTCGCTTTTACGCCTCCGACTACATGGTCCTCGTCGCGCGAACGACCCCGATCGACGAGGTCGAGAAGAAGACCGAGGGGCTCACCCTCTTCCTCGTCGACATCGAGGACGCGCTCGACCAGGGCGCGGTCGACACCCAGAAGATCGAAAAGAGCATTCGACGTGCGGTTCCCTCCTACGAGATCTGGTTCGAGGACCTCGAAGTGCCCGAAGCAAACGTCATCGGGGAGGTCGACGACGGCTTCTACCAGGTGATGGACGGCCTCAACGAGGAGCGCGTCGTCATCGCGGCCGAAGCGGTCGGGCTCGCCCGCGTCGCGATCGAGCGCGCGGTCCAGTACGCCAACGAGCGCGAGGTGTTCGACCGGCCCATCGGTGCCAACCAGGCGATCCAGCACCCGCTGGCCGACGCCCACGCCCGGACGACGAGCGCGCGCAACCTGGTCTACCAGGCCGCACGCGCTTTCAAGGACGGCCGCGACGTCGGCGAGGCGGCCAACATCGCCGTCTACATGGCCCGCGAGGCCGCGTCGAAGGCGGCCGACCACGCCGTCCAGACCCACGGCGGCTACGGCGTCGCGACCGAGTACGACGTCGAGCGCTACTACCGCGAGGCTCGCCTCGCCCACATCGCGCCGATCTCCGACGAGATGATCAAGAACTACATCGGGGAGCACGTCCTCGACCTGCCGAGGTCCTACTGAGATGCACCCGCTCGAGGGTATCCGGGTCCTGGCGCTCGAAAGCGGCGTCTCGGCCCCGCTGTGTACCCGCCAGCTCGGCGACCTCGGCGCCGAGGTCGTCAAGGTCGAACGCCCGGGCGTCGGCGACAACAGCCGCCACTGGGACAACGCCGTCCACGGCGAGTCCTCGGCGCACGTCTGGGTCAACCGGAACAAGCGCAGCCTGACGCTCGACTTGAAGAGCGACGAGGGCCAGGACATCTTCCGCGACCTGGCGGCCGACGCCGACGTCGTCGTCCAGAACTTCGCCCCCGGCGCGGTCGAGCGGCTCGGCTTCGACTACGAGTCGCTGCGCGACGACGAGCGACGCGACGATGCGCAGGACGACCTGATCTACGTCAACATCTCGGGCTACGGCCGCTCCGGTCCGTACCGCGACCGCAAGGCCTACGACATGGTGATGCAGGGCGAGACCGGGCTGATCCTCTCGAACGGCAGTCCGGACGCGCCGGCGAAGATCCCGCTGTCGATCTGCGACATCAACGCCGCGATGTACGCGACCATCGGGACGGTCACGGCGCTCTTCCAGCGCGCCCGGACTGGCGAGGGACAGGAACTCGACGTGACCATGTTCGGCGGCATGCTGTCCTGGCTCGGCTACTTCCCGCACAAGTACTGGCACGAGGGCGAGATCCCCGAACGCGTCGGGATGCGCCACCACTTGTTGACCCCGTACGGCCCCCACGAGACGGCCGACGGCGCCTACGTGAACTTCGCCGTCCTCAGCGAGGATCACTTCGAGCTCTTCTGCCGGGACGTGATCGAGCGACCGGCCCTGCTCGCGGACGAGCGATTCGAGACCAACGAGAAGCGCATCGAACACCGCGAGACGTTCGAGTCCATCGTCGAATCCGAGATCGCCACCCAGGACCGGGATTACTGGGCCGAGCGCCTCCAGGACGCCGGGATTCCCTGGGGCGACGTCAACCGGATCGACGAGGTACTGGAGCATCCGCAGACGGACCACCTGGACCTCATCAAGACGGTCCAGGCGGGCGAGAACGAGATCAAGGTCGTCGACAACCCGATCGACTTCGGCGATGCTTCGGTGAAACGCGAGGCGATGCCCGACCTCGGTGCCGACAACGTCGACCTCCTCACCAGGCTCGGCTACTCGGCCGAGGAGATCGCCCGGCTCGAGGCCGAGGGCGTCATCTGATCGAGAGCGGCGGGCGGGAAGATCGAGACGACGATCGGTGTCTCCCCGACGGAACCGACCGTCCGGAAAGAGCCGATCTTCGAGAGTGTGACAGTACAGTAATCAGTTTCACTCCATCATGGTATTGTGAGAATTATACACTAATGTCCCCGAGGGGTTCGGGACAGAGTCGCCCGGAATATGGGTCAAAACTACCGTATTGCGGGCCAATAGCGTTCGTGAACGCGATTTAGTTTTGAAAACGGGGCTGTATGTACATTGAACACAGGATATGTTCGATTTCGCCGGCGTATATATTACAATAGCAACGTTCGTACGGGTAGTGAGTTCGAAGGCGGAATCTGCATTGGACCAGAGTATCGGGGCGGATAGTTAGCAGTATGTGTTCACTATTATACAATACCATCGACCGAGTTCGAGGTGGGTATTTGAACATATCAGTTTCGTATAACGTGCAGCACCTCTCGGCCCGATCCGATTTACGACCGGGTCCGATGTGCCAGCCGCGATTCGGTACGGGACAGGAGGGGTTTACGTCTGTTGACGACGTGCATTGGTATGTGGTAGCAATGAACGCATATTCCTCGAACGAAATCGATACTGGGGCGTCCGCCTGGCGGACGCTTCGAATCGCCGGCAT
Coding sequences within it:
- a CDS encoding acyl-CoA dehydrogenase family protein — encoded protein: MLEFSGEQQLIQSEIQKLCASYEDEYWQAKDRDAEYPEEFVEDLAEHGWLGTIIPEAYGGTGYDTLEAALILEEIAASGAGFSGSMACHGAMFVPRSILNYGSEEMKETYLPKLASGEKYLQCFGLTEPDAGYESTAITTNAEKDGDRYLINGQKTWCSRFYASDYMVLVARTTPIDEVEKKTEGLTLFLVDIEDALDQGAVDTQKIEKSIRRAVPSYEIWFEDLEVPEANVIGEVDDGFYQVMDGLNEERVVIAAEAVGLARVAIERAVQYANEREVFDRPIGANQAIQHPLADAHARTTSARNLVYQAARAFKDGRDVGEAANIAVYMAREAASKAADHAVQTHGGYGVATEYDVERYYREARLAHIAPISDEMIKNYIGEHVLDLPRSY
- a CDS encoding MaoC family dehydratase, whose product is MVRKTREVGENRYREEYGRFYDEFEIGDVYEHRPNRTITAVDNYWFTLLTMNTHPLHFDNEYASGTEWGQELVNSALTLSTVLGMTVSDVSYQAVANLGWEEVRMTNPVFHGDTLSAESEVVSKRESESRPGQGIVKTETTGFNQHGDVVIEFTRSVLVPTREHAESTDDE
- a CDS encoding Lrp/AsnC family transcriptional regulator, coding for MANPPTDGLDEIDRIILGILSEDPRTPYSDISERLERRGHEMSGEGIRYRVQNLFESTSTFFMLDPNVHDWHVLRLSITVDDAPDAKASVKETLSELPYWFISSGVGSVDIYAVRLAESLADVEESTDAVRAIEGVESVDFFLETRRETDMRKYFPTSES
- a CDS encoding CaiB/BaiF CoA transferase family protein; translation: MHPLEGIRVLALESGVSAPLCTRQLGDLGAEVVKVERPGVGDNSRHWDNAVHGESSAHVWVNRNKRSLTLDLKSDEGQDIFRDLAADADVVVQNFAPGAVERLGFDYESLRDDERRDDAQDDLIYVNISGYGRSGPYRDRKAYDMVMQGETGLILSNGSPDAPAKIPLSICDINAAMYATIGTVTALFQRARTGEGQELDVTMFGGMLSWLGYFPHKYWHEGEIPERVGMRHHLLTPYGPHETADGAYVNFAVLSEDHFELFCRDVIERPALLADERFETNEKRIEHRETFESIVESEIATQDRDYWAERLQDAGIPWGDVNRIDEVLEHPQTDHLDLIKTVQAGENEIKVVDNPIDFGDASVKREAMPDLGADNVDLLTRLGYSAEEIARLEAEGVI
- a CDS encoding MmgE/PrpD family protein: MDITDQLAAYCASLTAADLPAETAVQAKRVLLDTMGLAIGGRRAKSTPTVMETVRELNGEGGSTTVLATGDRVTPDYGALANAALAHSLDFDETHRAGSVHAAAPVLGATLAAAEETNASGTDLLTAFVGGYEVTARLGMALNSEAHYAKGFHATSTCGVFGAAAAAGMLLDGSAETIGRAFGIAGSQAAGSLQFLEDGSWNKRLHPGLAAHSGYLATRFARNGFRATTNPIEGSRGFLQAYSDDPRPERARDGLGESFEIDRTGLKPYPVCRFLHPLIDGVVGLVTEHDLQPADVTAVRVELSSSGELLVGNPSKPIPETVVDGQFSLPFVTMLAITRGEVTVDTLFDAIDGEFTAEEKRLVAATESSAADWADDLYPDQWAIEVEIETTDSTVSKRVLDAKGDPETPLSWDDVEAKYDRLVTPVVGESAGETLRARIRSIESFDTEELLAPIAGDG